The genomic stretch ccaatagacGCGCTAAAACGTGCTCGCGCGGTAAAAATTGCCAGTTTAGCGCGTCGGCACGAAAAGAGACACTCTAGTAGACGCGCGACATGCTATTTTTCCCCATCGCTTGTGAAATGGCGGCTCAGCGTGCTGCATATTTGGCGCACGCGGCACCGTGCGTGGTAAAGGAAAAGGCGAGCGCGCGAAAGGCAACTGCCGACCATTCACCTCCCACGCTCCTGATTTCACCCTCTCTCGCTCCCGCGCCTGCGATTCACCGGCGATGGTAGGCCGCTCCATTCCTCTCCCGCTGGATTTCGCTATCGCGGACACCGATTACTCAATTCCGCCGGCCGCAGCTTCTCCCGCGGTGGCGACGTCGAACCTTAGCGCTGCGCTGGTGCTGAACCTGTTCGTCGCGCCAAGATCGGCGACCGAAAGCGCTGCGCCAGCTCCGAAAGCACCTCCCCTGATGAAGAAAGCAGTCCCAATCAAGTTAAGAAAAGCAATCAGGGAATCAATAGATGGTGTTATTGGCCTTGAAGATTCATCATCAAGTGAAGAAACTCCTAACTCGATTGCAAAAACAACAAGGGGAAGACCAATTGGAAAGAAACAAGTGAATTTCTTTTTGATGGACACATCCAACCTTGATGAtaggcaaaaggagtacatcaacctcATGCCTGATCAAATCCTGGCGCAGAAAAAGATAAGTACCATGAGAGGCATGGGATGCTCTGGAGGCATGTGAGGAATGAGTTTCATGGGTGGgatgggaggctatggaggcatggaaGGAATGAGTACCATGGGAGGCTATGGAAGCATGGGAGGGATGAGTTTCATGGGTGGGATGAGTTCGATGGGAGAGATGAGTTCAATGAGAGGAACGGAAGACATGGAGAAAATGTAGGAATGAGTGCCATGGGAGATCCTCCGGGTGGATTCATGTCAATAGTTTCTCTAATGCTATTCATGCCTACACCCAATGATGCCTTCATATCATCTCCTCCGATTCATTCTACTAATGCGCACACAGCCGAAGTTTAAAATGAAGATGAAGAACAAGATAGGGGTGCAAaagaagatggtgatgatgaatGATCATCAATATTTAGTACTAGTGTTTTGCATGAACTTTATTTCTCAGTTGGTAGTCTTGAACTATATCTTGCTTTTAAACTATGTTATATATTTTGTTTGTGTTCATAGGGTTACATATTGTGCGCCCAAAATCCTGTCGCGCGCTGCATTAGTGCATTTTACCACGCCTCAAACAGCTCTGTATAATCTTTTTTAGCGCGGCGCTATGGCGCGTCTGTTGCAGATGGTCTTATCCACTTATAAACAAACCCGTTGGCCCCGTGCGGCGACACGACGTGCCGCCCACGACCACGGTCGCTCAAAACAAACACGAGTCGCTCGCCTCATCCAACAACCGATTATTACACTACACAGCCGTTTTCCATCTCTTTCCGCCCCACGAATCCAGAACACAACCTAGCGGCTCTTCCCCCTCCCAATTCTCCCCCCTTCCTCTCGCTCTCTCGGCAGCGACAGCCGCGGCCAAAACCCTAGATCTCCCTCCCGCTTAAACCCCCCAGCAAGGTAACGTCTCTCTCCCCCACACTGGACCGGCCGTCTCCGGATCTCCCTCCAGTCGCCTCCCTTCCATCCATTTACCCGAGCGTGGCGCGATGAAGAATTCCCTCCTGATTACCGGTGGTCTGCCTGTGTTGTTTCCAGCTCGGGAGGATGGCGGAGGCGTCCAAGGTGATCCACATCCGGAACGTCGGCCAGGAGATCGCCGAGGTGAGAAACAGGGGCTAAATCTCCAACctttgtcttcttcttcgacTCTTTCTTCTGTCCGGGGTGATTGGATTGTTCTTCTGAATGAAGATTTCTTTTTTACTGCCCACGCGCTTCTCCTTATCGTCTGCTGTTCGTCGCAGGCCGATCTGCTTCAGCTGATGCAGCCGTTCGGCACGGTGTCCAAGGTCGTCATGCTGCGTGCCAAGAATCAGGTGggtacttcttcttctttcttgctGGCTGGTGGTGTTTTTTTTTGAGCAATTAAGCAGGCGTGGTGTTGAAATTGGATGTTTTTGGTGGTGCAGGCTCTTCTCCAGATGCAAGACATTCACTCCTCCGTCAGCGCCCTGCAGTACTACAGTACTGTCCAACCTAGCGTAAGGTGATGCCGTTCTTGGCTGTGATGGTTTTTGGTACCACGAGCTTCAGTAATTACCTATGGCTACTGCTGCTGTAGTACAGTTGTACTTAGTTTTTGCAATGTTAGCTGCTGGTACATAGTATGGCCTGGTCTGGATAATGCAAAATGCTTAATAATATGGTCCGCGCTTTGTGCTGCGCTTTCTTTTGCTCTCGGCAAATAATAGTTCacacaaaacagaacagtacttCTAGTTAACTTTCATATCTCATTTGGTATGTGCTTATTCCTTTTCGCACACGTGTGCATTCTTTTATGTCATTTTAGAGGAAGGAATGTTTACATACAATTTTCATCCCACCAAGAACTTACCACTGACCAGAGCTCTCATGGACGGAATTCTGATCAGGTATACTTGTCTACTCTTCACTTTCAAGATTTGCTTTATAATCTTTCCAGAGTTATCATAAGTTGTCAGTTTCATCTGTGTACTATGAAATCTGCACATTGACTGTTGTATCCTACCCAGATTTTCTCTGCATCATACTGACAACTCACATTTAGCTGTGGAAGTAAATGACATACTTCTTAAAGTTATTATCAAACACTATTTTTTACTTGTTTGTGGCTGTAAAACATCGCATAGACCTTGGATTGGTTACACATTGATAAGATATCTAGTTCCCTCAGTTGCATCAAATGGTTTGGCGTGCCTACATGTTGTAAATATGATAGTGGTATTTATGCTACAGCGGAACCTACAAGTTGGATATATTGGAGTTGTTCGGTTTTGTTAAAAATGGAAACTTGACTTACTGCCTCACCATGAAATGTTGAAATACTCCTCTGTtccaccaaaagtgtctcaactttgttaaaatttggatgtatctagacacagtggcggagccacacaCTAGCTGTGTAGTCACTTGACTACACAGTTTTTCAACTATACAAAGAAAAATTATGTGGAAATTTTCTAAAAATTTACATCAATACATATATTTGACTACACAGATTTAAATTGACTACACAAGGTTGgagttctggctccgccactgtctAGACACTGTCTAGTaggtagatacatccaaattttcacAAAGTTGAGACAattttggtgggacggagggagtacttcacaTATTGAAATTGGAAGGGCGATTGGCTATATTTAGTATCTTCTCATATCTCTTTCAGATAGCTGAGTTATATTGCATATTATATCTACTGCCTCTTATTTTTCCAACTAGATATACCTATTCCTCTCTATTTATTCTTTTCTTTCTCCCACTCTTCTGTCTTGGTGCCTGTTTGCTGCTCTGTGCTCGCCCTCAGGACTCAGAACCCAACCGAATCCTTTTAGCTACCATTCACCACATGATGTATCCTATAACAGTGGAGGTCTTACATCAAGTTTTCAAAGCATATGGATTTGTGGAGAAGATTGTCACATTTCAGAAGTCAGCTGGTCAGactccacctctctttctctctcacacaCCTGTGCACATACACTTCATATGAATCCTCTGATTCACTTTCCGGGTTATGCGTGAATGAATATGTTGATTTATCAACAAGTATGTGAAATATGCATAATATGCTACACCTTTGACAAAAGAGCAAATGTATGCCAACTGTTGTATAAACACTATGTGTCATACCTATATCAATTATTTACATTAGATGCAACATTCTTTAATGATGAGTTTGACAGTCTAGAAACATGTGTGCAAATAATTGTAGCAACAAAATACTGAATTATTGTGGAATATGCTACTACAGATTTACACCTATACAGAAAAGGTAGATACAGGCTTGATATTTCTCGCTAGGTGTAGCCTAATTTTTCTGTTGCAATATTTTCTGCACTTAGTTACTCATTCAACTGGGAATAAGTAAATTGGCTCTCTTGAATATCTGAAAAAGATGATCCTATGCATTTTGTTTGTTTGGTGCAGGTTTCCAAGCCCTCGTCCAGTATCAATCACGTCAAGAAGCTGTGGAAGCATTTGGTGCTTTGCATGTAATTATTTCCTGGCTCCATTAATGTCCTAGAATCGACATATAGTTCAGACACATCTTAACCTTACAAACCAAAATATTACAGGGAAGGAACATCTATGATGGTTGCTGCCAGCTAGACATCCAATATTCCAAGTATGAGCTATGACTAATCGTAGTTAAAATTTTATTTTTCTCAGTTATAATATCTGATATATTCTTCCTTTGCGTGAATATCCAGTCTCAGCGAACTGCAAGTCCATTTCAACAATGATCGGTCTAGGTAAGATTGATTTCCCAGTTCTAATCCCTTCAGTTGATATTGTTGGACAATGCACGTGTATTTCAATGTTTTTAAGGAATTGCATTATCCTATAGAGTCATGTAGCATCAGTTAACATGACAGTCATTTGCTTTTTTTGTCCAGGGAtttcacaaatccatcattgcccACAGAACAACGTCCAAGGCCCTCTCAGGTTTGAGTGATTCTCTTTCTTTTGTCATGTCACTTGTTGTATGCATCAATTTATGCTCAAACAAAATAATGTTTTGATTGGAGCAGCAAGGTTTTCCAGATCCTGGCGGTCTTTATGCCTTCCAACAACCTGGAGGTACAATACTACATATCATTGTGTTCTAAATTAATAATTCATCGCGGATCATTGAAAAATATCTGATTCAGTTTCATTTTTGGTGTACAGCTCCGTTTGCACAGGTTGGTTGACTGCCTCTGAGCAGTGTTTCCTGTTCAATTTGCAGAAAATAATCAGCTGGATACACATGCCTACCACTTGCTTTGCATCTCGTGTAAATATCCCTTCTAGGTTCTAGCTCTCATATGCATAAGCATTTGAATTTGGTGCATAACAGATGGGAAGAGCCGCAATGATTGCAGCTGCATTTGGTGGATCTTTACCGCCTGGAGTTAGTGGTACCAACGAACGGTGCACACTGATAGTCAGTAATTTAAACACCGAGGTAAGTTTTCACCTGTTTTGAATTGAACATTGGAATCCCCTTTACTTATCTTAATCTTTTCATCACATTATTCTAAAGATGGTGTTAGGCAGTTTGGTTGTTTGTGCTTAAATTATAATTGAAAATCCTCTCTGAGGGTTAATGGCCACCTTCATTCCTGAAGGTTTGCTAGAGGTTGCTTTGGTCATTGATGTTTCAAAAATGCCAAAAAGGGATCCTATTGAGCTATCTGATATCTTAACATAGTTAATAAGGATGAAAACTGAAGTCTCTGTTTACCTTTTGTGATCAAGCTAAAGTAGAACTGGCATACTGTGCATGTTGGCGAGGTGCGTCTTTCTTGTTTTAAGGATGAAAACTGAAGTCTCTGTTTACCTGTTGTGATCAAGCTAAAGCAGAACTGGAATACTGTGCATGTTGGTGAGGTCCTCTGTCTGTCTTGGTTTACTTGGTCTATTGCGACGTGGACCGGGTCATCCTAATCCCTTGAAAAGATAAATTTTGCACATGTTATTGTTTTAAGTGGTTGGTGGGTAGGATTTGAGTCAGCAGGCATGATATGTGCTTTTGAAGTTAAAGCATCACCTTCTTTTTTGATTGTAATGACTGAGACCTTCAATTGAAATTCCAGAACAAATGTGGTCACTAATCTTCTCTTCAAATGAGCTTATTCTCTTCAGAGGCGTCTTTCATTTGTTAACTTTCATGTGCAGCAAACCAATGAGGATAAGCTCTTCAATCTCTTCTCTTTATATGGAAACATAGTTCGAATCAAGGTACTACGCAACAAACCAGATCATGCCCTTGTAGAAATGGCTGATGGGTTTCAGTCTGAGCTGGCTGTCCATTATCTAAAGGTGTGTGCGTTTTCTCTAGTACCAATCTATGAGGTTTCTCTGTTCCATTTTGTATGTAATATATCCCTGTTATTGTTATTCGTACATTGTATAATTGCTTCATTTAACATTTGGGATGCCATTTTGTCCATTTTTTGCCTGCAGGGTGCAATGCTATTTGGGAACAAGCTGGAAGTTAACTACTCAAAGTACCCCACTATAACACCTTCCGCCGACGCGCATGAATACACCAATTCAAGCCTTAACAGGTTTAATAGCAATGTGGTCAAGAACTACCGACATTGTTGTGCTCCAACAAAGATGATCCACATTTCTGCCCTCTCCCAAGACATCTCTGAGGACGCGATCCTTACTCATGTGTCTGAGCACGGTTCTGTTGTCGGCACAAAGCTATTCGAGGTGAACGGCAAGAGGCAGGCACTCGTCTTGTTTGAATCTGAAGAGGAAGCAACCGAGGCCCTTGTGTCAAAGCATGCCAGCTCACTGGAGGGGAACACCATCCGGATTTCGTTTTCCCAGATGCAGAGTTTATAGGAAGCTATGAGGCCTTGGCTGCTAATCGGTTCTCGCTTCATGTTCTTCTTTAAGGAAGCTCTGAGCCTTAAGATGTGTATTCTGTGCTGTTCTCCGGACTGTTTGCTTTGTCTTTGCTGTACCGTCTGTGACAAACGTTTTCGACGGTTTTTGTTCCTTTTCTCTCTGTCTGGTTTAAGGTAACCAAAGAATTTTATTGCGTGCTGTGCTAGTAGTATGAATTATGAGTGAAAAGAAATcaggaaaaaaaagaggaaaatttCATTGAAAGAGCGTCACCCTATCGTGAACTGTCAGGTACGAACCTGCCAGTTTTGTTCAAAAGGTGTGTTTGTGTTTCTGGTTGTTTAGCAACTGAGGATTGAAGAGCACTTTTGCATTGGAGAATTGTTGTATGCGTATAAACTTTCTATGGACAAAATTCAAATCAAAGAGGaaagtttcatgttttcttcccggCAAAAGAAGCAGCACACGTGGACTAACACAGATATCATGTTTTGTTGATATTACACTCTTATACAGGGATATATAGGTACATCCTTACGAACTGATGACCACGAGTCGTTCTAGGTAGATCGTTATAACATGAGGAAGGTAATGAGGTAGATAAATGGCAAAAATGAACTCCACAGGTAAGGCTTGCTGTACAAAGAGAAAAGTCAAACAGATTTGTGTAAACTCTTGCCTCAAGAAACaagtcatttttttttgttttctgttgagAGAGAGCGGGAACAAGCATTTCCTTTATTACAGAAAAAATGGCTTTTAAAGTAGAATTACATGTGCGGGCTTCTCCTAGAAACAGATGGTAAGCCAAGCCTGCCTGATCGATGGTCTAGGTGGCCCTTTTATGTTCAATGCTGTCCCACCTTGCTTCTCTAATGGCTTGATCATCTCAAACGTTATTTGTTTGTTGAAATAATATGTATAGAACTTTTCATGACCCGATGATTGTCAAGTTTCCACTTGAGATCCTTGGTTAGAAGAATGTAAATACTACCAATTGGCACATAAATTGTGGCACCCAACATTACATATTTCTAGTGGCACATATTTATTACACTTACACATGAGAAAATACACATCGTCCATTAAAAAAAGGGCGATCCATTGATTTTCTAACTGGTGTATATATACCTCCTCATCGATCTTGTACGTCTGACCAatgccatttaatttcttagctaGTACTACTACAGCTTACAAAGTACGTAGTAGTAATGGAGTATGCAAatatatatatgatgattatggtccaATCCAAACAAGTTCATCTCCATGACGGATGGATGCAAGCAGGCTAGGAGATGACACACGAGTTGGGGTTCTCGTCACTGAACATCTGCGGCGGCCGCTCCATCATGTAGCTGCTGCCGTAGTACATCGGTGCCgggggaggtggcggcggaggaggcatcCATTGGTGGTGCATCATGGCATAGGGATGGTGGTggtgcggcgggggcggcggcggaggcggcatgGCGTGCATGGCCATCCTCCTGGCCATCATGGCCTCCTCCGCATCGGCAGGCGGCAGCTTGTAGCTGTAGTGCGCGCCGCCGTAGGGCCAATAGACCATCCGCTTCATCATCTCCTCCGGCGGGAAGCCATCCACCGCCACGCGCTCCTCGCCTTCTTGCTTCCCCGGTTTCTCGTCTCCGGCGTCGGCAGCTTCCTTCTTCTCCTCCCCGGCCGCCTGCTCTGCTTCAGCTGCAGGCTTCTTCTCGTCCTCTTCTTTCTTGCCGCCATCGTCCGCCGGCTTCTGCTCGGCCTCGGCTGGCGGCGCGGCTTCCTCCTTCGGTGGCTCCGGAGGCGGTGGAGGTGGCACGACGGCGGCGAGCTTGCCTGTGCGGTGGTGGATGTACTCGACGATCTGCTCACCCTCCACGGTGCCGGTGACCGTGAGCCTGCCAGCGGCCAGGTCGGTCTCGGCAGTCTGCACCCCTTTCATCTTCAACATCTTTCTCTGCAGCTGCTGTGCGCAGGCGTCGCAGTGCATGTTCACCTCGAGCTCCACCGTGCGAACTGGGTCCTCCgcgggcggtggcggaggcggggcCGCCTCTTCGGCAGGtggtgcgggaggaggtggtagcgGCGAGATGACGGTGGCTTCGCGCTTGGTCTTTCTGCGGAGGCGCTGGCACAGCGCGTCCGGGTCGACGGCGACGCCCTTGACGGTGATCTGGTTGGAAACCATGTCGACGTGGACAGTCTCGACGCCTTTGCAGCGGAGGAGGGAGCGCCTCATACGCTTCGCGCAGCCGGTGCAGTGCACCTCCACGCCGAGGATCACCGGGGGTGGAGGGGATGGAGGAGCATCGGCCGGTGGTgcttcctctttctttttctcttcctcggcTGGTGGTGCAGCAGgggattcttccttcttcggctcTGCTTCCACCTTAGGCTCCTCCACCTGAATTCATGATCAGGAGACGGGCATTCGTTATGTCAACTAACTAGTTCACATGCAGGAGCAAGTAACTGATGAaagaatgaaaacaaatagagattATTTACCTTGTTAACTACTTCCTCGCCCATGGTATGATCAGATCAATCTGCCAAGCTGAATCACAATCTAGTTAGTGGATCGATATATATGATCATGTGATGGACGCCAAGGATGGGTGGAGTACGTGGTAAGCTTAGAGAGAAGAAGAAGCAGTGAGCTAGGTGCAGTTGGGCATGCAAACTAAGTTGAGGACAGAAGGAATGAGGAGGGAGGATGGATGCAGAGCAGAGGTCCAACTTATAAGCCTGTTCGGTTCGGTTTGTTAGCTAGATTCCAAGGGGATGACGGTATGCATGGACAATGGCATGCAATAATTCTCATATTCCGGCCTGATGCATGGAGATGGAGTAGCAAACAAACGATGACCAATATGCAGAGAGAACAATGCATGTAGAAATATAAAATAGTAGTCCGTGCTGAGGATGATTCCCATGGATGCACATGCAAGCAACTGATCATCGATCGCTGCCTTGATCGAATATGTTATGTATATACCGGATAGATCGAGGGTACCTTTTGCATTATCGTGCTCGAGGCCTAGATGGTATGGTACTGCTATCTAGATCTCAATCTCAATGCAAGCAACTGGTACAAGCTAGCTAGATACTCAGCTATACGTATGTACACCACTGGGTAGATAAGTGGTGGAGTAGATAGAGGACGGTGTACATGTATATCGAGATTGGAAAAGTGGCACACACATTTATATGTGTAGGCAGAGGCACCTTCTTCAACTAATTTCTAGACTACAGACTTATTGTTATCCTATATATGCTCAACTTACTAATTTAGCACCGATGTATACATCATGCCAAATTACTGTCAAGTTACTAATTTCAGTTACTAGTATATGTAGATTCTTCGAGTTGGTCGGCTGCTGGTAGAAATAGTTAACTGGTCGGTGCACGTAAAACCAAACTAGCTACTATCAGTACTACTCTACTTAACCAGCCGGCCAGTCAGCTGGGCAATGCATATTTCCTCTTCCTCGCTTAGCGTGGGGGCGCAATATTCAACGTTAGCTTGCTCCAAGTTTGGGGAAAGAAGCTGCTACAAAAGTTAGCGATGATTTGCGAAAAGGTTGATAGATCGATGCACATGGGTGTGTTGGGTGGGACTTTCAGTTTGGCATACACTCATATATACATACATGTCGATCTGCTTTTCTTTTCTTCCACCATAAGTAGCGTTAGCAATCCACTTCACCGTGACTCATCGCCGACCCACGCATCTAAAAGCTTACTACAGTCTCAGCTGATGGATGTCAAGTCACATGCATCCACATCAGATTGCAGTGTACCTTCATGGCACATCCTTGGTCACACCAAACCAGTTGCTAATAGTAGTGCAATTGCAGAGAATTCAACCATGACAATTAATCAGGCTAACTATATCGACCAGACACTCCAAGTGTAACTTAGAGACACAAATGGCTATCTATAGCTCACTACCGGAAAATCATTTTTTTCCCCAGTGTCAAACCAAAAAACACTCAGGCAAAGATCAAAAAACAATCGGCAAACACAAAAACTCGGTAAAGATCTAAAAAAAAATACTCGGAAAGCACACATACTCGGCAAAAACCTAAAATATACTCGACAAACATCATATACTCGGCAAACCGGAGGGACATGTGGCAGCCGCGGTCGCACCAAACCATGGTGGGAAGGGGCTAGAGTTTTGCCGTGACGGGGCTAGATCATACCAAACCAGTTACTAATAGTAGTGCAATTGCAGAGAATTAAACCATGGCAATTAATCAGGCTAGCAGTAGCTATATCGATAGAGACGTCGTTCAAGTGTAACTTAGAGACACAATTAGGTAGctagctgtggtgacccagcataccactgcatgttgtagtatgccagtcgttgatataacattcacggagtaccaatccgcaaatattacatccctcagagtagtacaacagaacatagcaggtccataactcattcatttattattacaaaccatacatacatatcatctcggagttcctcttgggtcctaagaggaatactcctgggttcgaggtgaacccaacttaacttacaacatATATGTCTTAGTAAGTTGTACATTTATTCTCagtgagcagttaagtactaagtgttCGTACTGCTTAGCTACTAATACTACCAGGTTAGTctacgcttgttctcctccggaaccctccccggttccgtagacgatgaggtaatccactccttctacacctccggagaggtctggctcttcatagcagatttCTTCTGCTCCTTCACGGTTGTCGGTGTCCTCCTCAAGATGATTCGGgcaatctaagcggggatttaagagtggtatgagtacgagcgtactcaacaagttcattatagaaaagaggtgtttaatgcactagctacgatatcagaccagaaagtctaataccaatgcaggttttgataatcatttcttcaaaaggttgcttttattaataagaactatgtccgtcagccttcaccggtttactagaacttcatggagttcctttccggcagcgttcgcagtttcaaaacccggaacagggagtgacaggtcacgattcattacactcgcgagaggtgtgttgctttacccataagagatcttaaccatggtgccaaccgggcagctttcccgtccacacttcctttggtgtgatgcccggtataaggtcttagccaatcatattcctccgctacctcgcacacccaccctttgttgcaatccccgaccctgggtcctcgccggtgtacttataccacttaaggatggcccccgaccacgacaacagttctgggctctaccataaactccttcgccggtagatgcaacccatcatagaccgcattaccgtggggaattagaagggatccccaccctccggttgttctcgcaagatacaactgctacggtaagctcatccgttgatgtacgagaggtggaaatacaactgactactccgtcccactccagatcttatggttaacacgaattttacggcacaagaatcactggacgacatttgttgtttaatcctagatggatataaacccattgcaatggaacctccaccatgtcaacacattccatggttccattgccaaccacatagtcatattcatagttatgaaagtaatacttttgcttttcatgcaagagtgataagtatagtactttgcaagtaatttggtaaaaatactcaaatgacatgagcaagcgatgaacttgcctgaagactgcaaagtgttgcagtttgatggtgtggactgacccttgtcctctgttgctgaaaaatagcatcattgtccgataagggcaatggttaaagaagcatttatgcatgattcagcttttagggtttgttcccccttcccgatgatttattatttcatgtaagaggtaatctaagaacaatttagggatactctgtttaaagtaaaatactaccttgaaatgttgtcaaggtgtttttaaagtccaaaagtatTGATGTacttatttttatcattaaaaatatggtgggatatttttaatgattaaaatATTCATCAAATTATGACTTAATCTCTTTTGTCtccaaaaattccttttcatattttattatgatagagaattttgtgctgagtggttttcatatttttatttatttttttagagctttacttattttaaaaaaaatctggaaAGATTCAATTTAATGGGCATTTTTGAAAAGAcagaaatgcccctgggcccacctgtcagtggagcccagtgggttgggttagacccgcacggtccaaccgacccgtgcGGTCGCTCCCACTTCTCCCCCTCCGCGCCGCTTCGACGAACCCTAATTACCCTCGctctctggcgacccgcgtcgcccccgccgtcgccggTCGATACCGGCGAACTCCGGTGGTGTTGGCCTCCGCCATAGTGCGCAATCGATGCAGCCCGTGATGGCGCGTCAatctatccgcgtcgatctgacgcgtgCGTCCAGGGTTGCTCGACCTCGACCCTCTCTGGTGCTAGGGTTGCGGTCCTCGCCGGCGATGCGTGTCGGCGGATGGTCCTGACCTCCCTGGTGTCGCTCGGCGGCTTGCTGATGTGGTGCTGGGCGCGGTGGTGCTCGATGTGGCCTAGCCTGGC from Lolium rigidum isolate FL_2022 chromosome 4, APGP_CSIRO_Lrig_0.1, whole genome shotgun sequence encodes the following:
- the LOC124707494 gene encoding polypyrimidine tract-binding protein homolog 3-like isoform X1, which codes for MAEASKVIHIRNVGQEIAEADLLQLMQPFGTVSKVVMLRAKNQALLQMQDIHSSVSALQYYSTVQPSVRGRNVYIQFSSHQELTTDQSSHGRNSDQDSEPNRILLATIHHMMYPITVEVLHQVFKAYGFVEKIVTFQKSAGFQALVQYQSRQEAVEAFGALHGRNIYDGCCQLDIQYSNLSELQVHFNNDRSRDFTNPSLPTEQRPRPSQQGFPDPGGLYAFQQPGAPFAQMGRAAMIAAAFGGSLPPGVSGTNERCTLIVSNLNTEQTNEDKLFNLFSLYGNIVRIKVLRNKPDHALVEMADGFQSELAVHYLKVCAFSLVPIYEVSLFHFVCNISLLLLFVHCIIASFNIWDAILSIFCLQGAMLFGNKLEVNYSKYPTITPSADAHEYTNSSLNRFNSNVVKNYRHCCAPTKMIHISALSQDISEDAILTHVSEHGSVVGTKLFEVNGKRQALVLFESEEEATEALVSKHASSLEGNTIRISFSQMQSL
- the LOC124707494 gene encoding polypyrimidine tract-binding protein homolog 3-like isoform X2, whose amino-acid sequence is MAEASKVIHIRNVGQEIAEADLLQLMQPFGTVSKVVMLRAKNQALLQMQDIHSSVSALQYYSTVQPSVRGRNVYIQFSSHQELTTDQSSHGRNSDQDSEPNRILLATIHHMMYPITVEVLHQVFKAYGFVEKIVTFQKSAGFQALVQYQSRQEAVEAFGALHGRNIYDGCCQLDIQYSNLSELQVHFNNDRSRDFTNPSLPTEQRPRPSQQGFPDPGGLYAFQQPGAPFAQMGRAAMIAAAFGGSLPPGVSGTNERCTLIVSNLNTEQTNEDKLFNLFSLYGNIVRIKVLRNKPDHALVEMADGFQSELAVHYLKGAMLFGNKLEVNYSKYPTITPSADAHEYTNSSLNRFNSNVVKNYRHCCAPTKMIHISALSQDISEDAILTHVSEHGSVVGTKLFEVNGKRQALVLFESEEEATEALVSKHASSLEGNTIRISFSQMQSL
- the LOC124650216 gene encoding heavy metal-associated isoprenylated plant protein 9-like, with amino-acid sequence MGEEVVNKVEEPKVEAEPKKEESPAAPPAEEEKKKEEAPPADAPPSPPPPVILGVEVHCTGCAKRMRRSLLRCKGVETVHVDMVSNQITVKGVAVDPDALCQRLRRKTKREATVISPLPPPPAPPAEEAAPPPPPPAEDPVRTVELEVNMHCDACAQQLQRKMLKMKGVQTAETDLAAGRLTVTGTVEGEQIVEYIHHRTGKLAAVVPPPPPPEPPKEEAAPPAEAEQKPADDGGKKEEDEKKPAAEAEQAAGEEKKEAADAGDEKPGKQEGEERVAVDGFPPEEMMKRMVYWPYGGAHYSYKLPPADAEEAMMARRMAMHAMPPPPPPPPHHHHPYAMMHHQWMPPPPPPPPAPMYYGSSYMMERPPQMFSDENPNSCVIS